From Corynebacterium frankenforstense DSM 45800, the proteins below share one genomic window:
- the rsfS gene encoding ribosome silencing factor — protein sequence MTVSEESRRLASVAALAADDKQAENTAVIDVSDVLAISDAFVIASAGSEPQVRAIVDAVEDAMSEAGAEPLRREGNREYLWVLLDYGGVVVHVQRTAEREFYGLDRLYRDCPLIEVEGLEPPERPGRWADEVDPKDAESVEDLPLAAEAPGVGF from the coding sequence GTGACTGTCTCCGAGGAATCCCGTCGCCTCGCGTCCGTGGCGGCCCTGGCCGCCGACGACAAGCAGGCTGAGAACACCGCCGTCATCGACGTCTCCGACGTCCTGGCAATCAGCGACGCCTTCGTGATCGCCTCCGCCGGCAGCGAGCCGCAGGTGCGCGCGATCGTCGACGCCGTCGAGGACGCGATGTCCGAGGCCGGCGCCGAGCCGCTGCGCCGCGAGGGAAACCGCGAGTATCTCTGGGTCCTCCTCGACTACGGCGGAGTCGTCGTGCACGTCCAGCGCACCGCGGAGCGTGAGTTCTACGGCCTGGACCGCCTGTACCGCGACTGCCCGCTCATCGAGGTCGAGGGCCTCGAGCCGCCCGAGCGCCCCGGCCGCTGGGCCGACGAGGTCGACCCGAAGGACGCCGAGTCCGTCGAGGACCTGCCGCTGGCCGCCGAGGCCCCCGGCGTGGGCTTCTAG
- the nadD gene encoding nicotinate-nucleotide adenylyltransferase: MTSPNGAPRQRVGIMGGTFDPIHHGHLVAASEVAHRFALDKVIFVPTGNPWQKADKKVSDAEDRYLMTVIATASNPRFSVSRVDIDRGGPTYTVDTLTDLRAQFPDAELFFITGADAMRSIVTWHDWESMLDLAHFIGVTRPGYELDEAVVPEVHREHVSLVDVPALAISSTDCRERAAAGAPVWYLVPDGVVQYIAKRRLYSTAGEDRLTSPHSRRQ; encoded by the coding sequence ATGACTAGCCCGAACGGCGCACCGCGCCAGCGTGTCGGCATCATGGGCGGCACCTTCGACCCGATCCACCACGGTCACCTCGTCGCCGCCAGCGAGGTCGCCCACCGCTTCGCGCTGGACAAGGTCATCTTCGTGCCCACGGGCAACCCGTGGCAGAAGGCGGACAAGAAGGTCTCTGACGCCGAGGACCGCTACCTGATGACGGTCATCGCCACCGCCTCGAACCCGCGGTTCTCCGTCAGCCGCGTCGACATCGACCGCGGCGGGCCCACCTACACCGTGGACACCCTGACGGACCTGCGCGCGCAGTTCCCGGACGCCGAGCTCTTCTTCATCACCGGCGCCGACGCCATGCGCTCGATCGTCACCTGGCACGACTGGGAGAGCATGCTCGACCTCGCCCACTTCATCGGGGTCACCCGACCCGGCTACGAGCTCGACGAGGCCGTCGTGCCCGAGGTGCACCGCGAGCACGTCTCCCTGGTGGACGTGCCGGCCCTGGCGATCTCCTCGACCGACTGCCGCGAGCGCGCCGCCGCCGGCGCCCCGGTCTGGTACCTGGTGCCGGACGGGGTGGTGCAGTACATCGCCAAGCGCCGGCTCTATTCGACCGCCGGCGAGGACCGTCTGACCAGCCCGCATTCGCGGCGTCAGTGA
- a CDS encoding glutamate-5-semialdehyde dehydrogenase, with amino-acid sequence MTADETHDETPERRRERGEVLAAARAARAVAPAIARLSSDRKNAALHAAADALEARTDEVLAANGADVEAGRAAGMSGSLIDRLSLDAARVAGMAAGLRQVAALTDPVGEVLGGHVMGNGIRMRRVRVPLGVMGMVYEARPNVTVDAFGLALKAGNVALLRGSRSARRSNEALVAVLRDALEASGLPREAVHLLPCESHGSVRDLITARGLVDVVIPRGGAKLIETVVLGATVPAIETGTGNCHVYIDASADLEQAIAIVLNGKTRRPSVCNATETVLLDSALDDAARLAVVRALQEAGVTVHGDVDELAAFGARDVVAADEHDWGEEYLSMDIACAVVDGVDGAIAHIARWTTGHTEAVCAESRRVCERFTAEVDAAAVMVNASTAFTDGEQYDMGAEIGISTQKLHARGPMALPELTSTKWILEGDGQTRP; translated from the coding sequence ATGACCGCCGACGAGACCCACGACGAGACCCCCGAGCGCCGCCGCGAACGCGGGGAGGTGCTCGCCGCCGCCCGCGCCGCGCGCGCCGTCGCCCCCGCGATCGCCCGGCTGAGCAGCGACCGGAAGAACGCCGCGCTGCACGCCGCCGCCGACGCGCTCGAGGCGCGCACCGACGAGGTGCTCGCCGCCAACGGCGCCGACGTCGAGGCCGGTCGCGCCGCCGGGATGAGCGGGTCGCTCATCGACCGCCTGAGCCTCGACGCCGCGCGCGTGGCCGGCATGGCCGCCGGCCTGCGCCAGGTCGCCGCGCTGACCGACCCCGTCGGCGAGGTCCTCGGCGGCCACGTGATGGGCAACGGCATCCGCATGCGCCGCGTGCGCGTCCCGCTCGGCGTGATGGGCATGGTCTACGAGGCCCGCCCCAACGTCACCGTCGACGCCTTCGGGCTCGCCCTCAAGGCCGGCAACGTCGCGCTCCTGCGCGGCTCGCGCTCGGCCCGGCGCTCCAACGAGGCCCTGGTCGCGGTGCTGCGCGACGCCCTCGAGGCCTCCGGCCTGCCGCGCGAGGCCGTCCACCTGCTGCCGTGCGAGTCCCACGGTTCCGTGCGCGACCTGATCACCGCCCGCGGGCTCGTCGACGTCGTCATCCCGCGCGGCGGCGCGAAGCTCATCGAGACCGTCGTCCTGGGTGCCACGGTGCCCGCCATCGAGACCGGCACCGGCAACTGCCACGTCTACATCGACGCCTCGGCCGACCTCGAGCAGGCCATCGCGATCGTCCTCAACGGCAAGACGCGCCGGCCGTCGGTGTGCAACGCCACCGAGACCGTCCTGCTCGACTCCGCGCTTGACGACGCCGCGCGGCTCGCCGTGGTGCGCGCCCTCCAGGAGGCGGGGGTCACCGTGCACGGCGACGTCGACGAGCTGGCCGCCTTCGGCGCCCGCGACGTCGTCGCCGCCGACGAGCACGACTGGGGCGAGGAGTACCTGTCGATGGACATCGCTTGCGCCGTCGTCGACGGCGTGGACGGGGCCATCGCGCACATCGCGCGCTGGACCACCGGGCACACCGAGGCCGTCTGCGCCGAGTCGCGCCGGGTCTGCGAGCGCTTCACCGCCGAGGTCGACGCCGCGGCCGTCATGGTCAACGCCTCGACGGCCTTCACCGACGGCGAGCAGTACGACATGGGCGCCGAGATCGGCATCTCCACCCAGAAGCTGCACGCCCGCGGGCCGATGGCCCTGCCGGAGTTGACCAGCACCAAGTGGATCCTCGAGGGGGACGGCCAGACCCGGCCCTGA
- a CDS encoding D-isomer specific 2-hydroxyacid dehydrogenase family protein, which translates to MRYVMLPEPWEETEADLAAAGHERVEDLEKADFLLYTGYWDAFPELPDNIRFVQTAFAGLDALVRNGQLDPKVRWANAAGWYADSVAESTLGLLLGVLHEHKLATRAGSFDVVPTIQARSRYLFHEMTVVILGAGGIGERLIEMLAPFHVHVIAVNTSGRDVPGAHETVALADAAGAWGRVDVLVNLLPLTDATRGVVDADLLAALKAGCIVVNTGRGGTVDTDALVAALASGHLGGAGLDVTDPEPLPEDHPLWAMDNVLITPHSANTLPNMHRVTGPRTLENIAAFEAGERMPTEVDVAAQY; encoded by the coding sequence ATGAGATACGTCATGCTGCCCGAGCCCTGGGAGGAGACCGAGGCCGACCTCGCCGCCGCCGGTCACGAGCGCGTCGAGGACCTCGAGAAGGCCGACTTCCTGCTCTACACCGGCTACTGGGACGCCTTCCCGGAGCTGCCCGACAACATCAGGTTCGTCCAGACCGCCTTCGCGGGCCTCGACGCGCTGGTCCGCAACGGCCAGCTCGACCCGAAGGTGCGCTGGGCGAACGCGGCCGGCTGGTACGCCGACAGCGTCGCCGAGTCGACCCTGGGCCTGCTGCTCGGCGTCCTGCACGAGCACAAGCTGGCCACCCGGGCCGGCTCCTTCGACGTCGTGCCGACCATCCAGGCCCGCTCCCGCTACCTCTTCCACGAGATGACCGTGGTCATCCTCGGCGCCGGTGGCATCGGCGAGCGCCTCATCGAGATGCTCGCGCCCTTCCACGTCCACGTCATCGCGGTCAACACCTCCGGGCGCGACGTGCCCGGCGCCCACGAGACGGTGGCGCTCGCCGACGCCGCCGGGGCCTGGGGCCGCGTCGACGTGCTGGTCAACCTGCTGCCGCTGACGGACGCCACCCGCGGCGTCGTCGACGCCGACCTGCTCGCCGCGCTGAAGGCCGGCTGCATCGTGGTCAACACCGGCCGCGGCGGCACCGTCGACACCGACGCGCTGGTCGCGGCCCTCGCCTCCGGCCACCTGGGCGGGGCGGGCCTGGACGTCACCGACCCGGAGCCGCTGCCCGAGGACCACCCGCTGTGGGCGATGGACAACGTGTTGATCACCCCGCACAGCGCGAACACGCTGCCCAACATGCACCGGGTCACCGGCCCGCGCACCCTCGAGAACATCGCCGCCTTCGAGGCCGGCGAGCGCATGCCCACCGAGGTCGACGTCGCCGCCCAGTACTGA
- a CDS encoding D-isomer specific 2-hydroxyacid dehydrogenase family protein, with translation MKFTMLPDAWPEPVAELEAAGHGYTRDLDEADFLVWSGGAEGFPRLPDSVGFVQYVFAGVEELIDAGVIDGSVRWANAGGVYARPVAETALALLLSQLHQHKAAALAASFDARLDLDAAQGWLFRGPTVALVGAGGIARALIGMLEPFGCRVIAVNNSGRDVPGADETLAAAEAYADAEFWSCADAVVLSAPLTESTRGLVDASVLRRMKDSAVLVNVGRGPLVDTDALVAALRDGEIAGAGLEVTDPEPLPDGHPLWPLPNCTISPHIAATDRVARHLIGPQIVANAAAFANGETMPTEVDVEAGY, from the coding sequence ATGAAGTTCACCATGCTGCCCGACGCCTGGCCCGAACCCGTCGCCGAACTCGAGGCCGCCGGCCACGGGTACACCCGCGACCTCGACGAGGCCGATTTCCTCGTCTGGTCCGGAGGTGCGGAGGGCTTCCCGCGCCTGCCCGACTCGGTCGGCTTCGTCCAGTACGTCTTCGCCGGGGTCGAGGAGCTCATCGACGCCGGCGTCATCGACGGCTCGGTGCGCTGGGCCAACGCCGGCGGCGTCTACGCCCGCCCCGTCGCCGAGACCGCCCTGGCGCTGCTGCTCTCCCAGCTGCACCAGCACAAGGCCGCGGCGCTGGCCGCCTCCTTCGACGCGCGCCTGGACCTCGACGCCGCCCAGGGCTGGCTCTTCCGCGGGCCCACCGTCGCGCTCGTCGGCGCCGGCGGCATCGCCCGGGCGCTGATCGGGATGCTCGAGCCCTTCGGCTGCCGCGTCATCGCCGTCAACAACTCCGGGCGCGACGTGCCCGGCGCCGACGAGACGCTCGCCGCCGCCGAGGCCTACGCCGACGCGGAGTTCTGGTCGTGTGCCGACGCCGTGGTGCTCTCCGCCCCGCTGACGGAGTCCACCCGCGGCCTCGTCGACGCCTCGGTGCTGCGCCGCATGAAGGACTCCGCCGTGCTGGTCAACGTCGGCCGCGGCCCGCTGGTGGACACCGACGCCCTGGTGGCCGCCCTGCGCGACGGCGAGATCGCCGGCGCCGGCCTCGAGGTCACCGACCCGGAGCCGCTGCCCGACGGCCACCCGCTGTGGCCGCTGCCCAACTGCACCATCTCCCCGCACATCGCCGCCACCGACCGCGTGGCGCGCCACCTGATCGGCCCGCAGATCGTGGCCAACGCCGCCGCCTTCGCGAACGGGGAGACCATGCCGACCGAGGTCGACGTCGAGGCGGGATACTGA
- the proB gene encoding glutamate 5-kinase, protein MSETSDVRARIAAARHVVVKFGSSSLTGPDHLVDTARIDHFVDALHGRMARGGDVTVVSSGAVAAGMGPLHLPARPTDLATKQAVAAVGQVHLVNAWSASFARYGVTAAQVLLTSGDAGRRDRARNAQRTLGRLRRLGTVPVINENDTVATSEFRFGDNDRLAAIVANLTKADALILLSDVDGLYDRNPADPGARFVPEVRTGHDLNGVVAGAGGAVGTGGMASKVSAARLATRGGVPVLLTSAGNIADALGAADVGTVFHPRPERALSAWKFWALYAADAEGTLVLDRGAVDAVTAGGTSLLPVGITAAEGEFSRGDIVDILGPDGQVVGRGEVNYDAPVLRGMLGLHSGELPPARRRPVVHADYLSNFASRL, encoded by the coding sequence ATGAGTGAAACGTCGGATGTGCGCGCCCGGATCGCTGCCGCGCGCCACGTGGTGGTCAAGTTCGGCTCGTCCTCGCTGACCGGCCCCGACCACCTCGTCGACACCGCCCGCATCGACCACTTCGTCGACGCCCTGCACGGGCGCATGGCCCGCGGCGGTGACGTCACCGTCGTCTCCTCGGGCGCGGTGGCCGCCGGCATGGGGCCGCTGCACCTCCCCGCCCGCCCGACCGACCTGGCCACCAAACAGGCCGTCGCCGCCGTCGGCCAGGTCCACCTGGTCAACGCCTGGTCCGCCAGCTTCGCCCGCTACGGTGTGACCGCCGCGCAGGTGCTGCTCACCTCCGGCGACGCCGGGCGGCGCGACCGCGCCCGCAACGCCCAGCGCACGCTGGGCCGGCTGCGCCGGCTCGGCACGGTGCCCGTCATCAATGAAAATGACACGGTGGCCACCAGCGAGTTCCGCTTCGGCGACAACGACCGGCTGGCCGCGATCGTCGCCAATCTCACCAAGGCCGACGCGCTGATCCTGCTCAGCGACGTCGACGGCCTCTACGACCGCAACCCGGCCGACCCGGGCGCGCGCTTCGTGCCCGAGGTGCGCACCGGCCACGACCTCAACGGCGTCGTGGCCGGCGCCGGGGGAGCGGTGGGCACCGGCGGGATGGCCTCCAAGGTCTCCGCCGCGCGCCTGGCCACCCGCGGCGGCGTGCCGGTGCTGCTGACCTCGGCGGGAAACATCGCGGACGCCCTGGGGGCGGCGGACGTGGGCACCGTCTTCCACCCGCGCCCCGAGCGCGCGCTGTCGGCCTGGAAGTTCTGGGCCCTCTACGCCGCGGACGCCGAGGGCACCCTCGTGCTCGACCGCGGCGCGGTCGACGCCGTGACCGCCGGGGGCACCTCGCTGCTGCCGGTGGGCATCACGGCGGCCGAGGGCGAGTTCTCCCGCGGCGACATCGTCGACATCCTCGGCCCCGACGGGCAGGTCGTCGGCCGCGGCGAGGTCAACTACGACGCCCCCGTGCTGCGCGGCATGCTCGGCCTGCACAGCGGCGAGCTGCCGCCCGCCCGCCGCCGGCCCGTCGTGCACGCCGACTACCTGTCCAACTTCGCCTCCCGGCTCTAG
- the obgE gene encoding GTPase ObgE, producing MARFVDRVVLHLTAGDGGHGAASTHREKFKPLGGPDGGNGGHGGDILLEVSERVHTLLDFHFRPHIKAERGANGAGDNRNGARGEDLVLQVPVGTVVTTEDGEQLADLTEPGTRFMAAEGGYGGLGNAALASAKRKAPGFALKGEPGEQRDLVLELKSVADVGLIGFPSSGKSSLISVLSAARPKIGDYPFTTLQPNLGVVNVGHDTFTVADVPGLIPGASEGKGLGLDFLRHIERTAVLVHVVDTATLEPGRDPVSDIEALENELANYRSALAADSGLGDLADRPRVIVLNKADVPEAEELAEFVLPELEKRFGWPVFIISAVAHRGLEPLKYKLLEIVDAARAERAARESARPQVEAQVLRPRAVDRKGRGEYEVVPDPEEPGAFLVLGDRPERWIMQTDFENDEAVGYLADRLARAGVEDALRDAGAVEGATVTIGGISFDWEPLTGAGVDPTDSARGTDARLSRTTRRSAAERKRASQARRGLIDEYQYDEDETADRERWQG from the coding sequence ATGGCCCGTTTCGTCGACCGCGTCGTGCTGCACCTGACCGCCGGCGACGGCGGCCACGGGGCGGCGTCGACCCACCGCGAGAAGTTCAAGCCGCTCGGCGGCCCCGACGGCGGCAACGGCGGCCACGGCGGCGACATCCTGCTGGAGGTCTCCGAGCGCGTCCACACGCTGCTCGACTTCCACTTCCGCCCGCACATCAAGGCCGAGCGCGGCGCCAACGGCGCCGGCGACAACCGCAACGGCGCGCGCGGCGAGGACCTCGTCCTCCAGGTGCCCGTCGGCACCGTCGTGACCACCGAGGACGGCGAGCAGCTGGCCGACCTGACCGAGCCCGGCACCCGCTTCATGGCCGCCGAGGGCGGCTACGGCGGCCTGGGCAACGCCGCGCTGGCCTCCGCCAAGCGCAAGGCCCCCGGCTTCGCGCTCAAGGGCGAGCCCGGCGAGCAGCGCGACCTCGTCCTGGAGCTGAAGTCCGTCGCCGACGTCGGCCTGATCGGCTTCCCCTCCTCGGGCAAATCCTCGCTGATCTCCGTGCTCTCCGCGGCGCGGCCCAAGATCGGCGACTACCCCTTCACCACGCTGCAGCCGAACCTCGGCGTGGTCAACGTCGGCCACGACACCTTCACCGTCGCAGACGTGCCCGGCCTGATCCCGGGCGCGAGCGAGGGCAAGGGCCTCGGCCTGGACTTCCTGCGCCACATCGAGCGCACCGCCGTGCTCGTCCACGTCGTCGACACCGCCACCCTCGAGCCCGGCCGCGACCCCGTGAGCGACATCGAGGCCCTCGAGAACGAGCTGGCCAACTACCGCTCGGCGCTGGCCGCCGACTCCGGCCTGGGCGACCTGGCCGACCGCCCGCGCGTGATCGTGCTCAACAAGGCCGACGTCCCCGAGGCCGAGGAGCTCGCTGAGTTCGTCCTGCCGGAGCTCGAAAAGCGCTTCGGCTGGCCCGTCTTCATCATCTCCGCCGTCGCGCACCGGGGCCTGGAGCCGCTGAAGTACAAGCTGCTGGAAATTGTCGACGCCGCCCGCGCCGAGCGCGCCGCGCGCGAGAGCGCGCGCCCGCAGGTGGAGGCGCAGGTGCTGCGCCCGCGCGCCGTCGACAGGAAGGGCCGCGGCGAGTACGAGGTCGTGCCCGACCCGGAGGAGCCGGGCGCCTTCCTCGTGCTCGGCGACCGCCCGGAGCGCTGGATCATGCAGACCGACTTCGAGAACGACGAGGCCGTCGGCTACCTGGCCGACCGCCTGGCGCGCGCCGGCGTCGAGGACGCCCTGCGCGACGCGGGCGCCGTCGAGGGCGCGACGGTGACCATCGGCGGCATCAGCTTCGACTGGGAGCCGCTGACCGGCGCCGGGGTGGACCCGACCGACTCCGCGCGCGGCACCGACGCCCGCCTGAGCCGCACGACGCGCCGCTCGGCCGCCGAGCGCAAGCGCGCCTCCCAGGCTCGCCGCGGCCTGATCGACGAGTACCAGTACGACGAGGACGAGACCGCCGACCGCGAGCGCTGGCAGGGCTGA
- the rpmA gene encoding 50S ribosomal protein L27 → MAHKKGASSSSNGRDSNAKRLGVKRFGGQLVNTGEILVRQRGTKFHPGENVGRGGDDTLFALKAGEVRFSTKRNRRVVNVDEVSLEAAPEAEATEAATA, encoded by the coding sequence ATGGCACACAAGAAGGGTGCTTCCAGCTCCAGCAACGGCCGTGACTCCAACGCCAAGCGCCTCGGCGTCAAGCGTTTCGGTGGCCAGCTCGTCAACACCGGCGAGATCCTCGTCCGCCAGCGCGGCACCAAGTTCCACCCCGGTGAGAACGTCGGCCGCGGCGGCGACGACACGCTCTTCGCCCTGAAGGCCGGCGAGGTGCGCTTCTCCACCAAGCGCAACCGTCGCGTGGTCAACGTCGACGAGGTGTCCCTCGAGGCCGCCCCGGAGGCCGAGGCCACCGAGGCCGCGACCGCGTAA
- the rplU gene encoding 50S ribosomal protein L21 produces MYAIVKTGGKQYKVAEGDLVKVEKIEGEPGTAVALSPVLLVDGADVKAKASELEGVSVDAEIVEQTKGPKVKTMKYKNKTGYKRRVGHRQKLTVLKINSIK; encoded by the coding sequence ATGTACGCGATCGTCAAGACCGGCGGCAAGCAGTACAAGGTCGCTGAAGGTGACCTCGTCAAGGTCGAGAAGATCGAGGGTGAGCCGGGCACGGCCGTGGCTCTCTCCCCGGTTCTGCTCGTCGACGGCGCCGACGTCAAGGCCAAGGCCTCCGAGCTCGAGGGTGTCAGCGTTGACGCCGAGATCGTCGAGCAGACCAAGGGCCCGAAGGTCAAGACCATGAAGTACAAGAACAAGACCGGTTACAAGCGCCGCGTCGGTCACCGTCAGAAGCTGACCGTCCTCAAGATCAACTCCATCAAGTAA